GCATGATGGACGCGCTCAAGGCCATCATTCCGCCGGCCCCGAAACCCTGAATCCTAAGCGCAAGGAAACCATGTCCCCATGACCGGCGCGGAAAACATATCCCGCTATACCACCTCCGGCGGCGTCGAGGTTTACAAGTTCCCCGTTGACGCCTTTGAGAACCACGTCACCAACTGCTACCTCGTGCTGGCGGATGCGCTGACGCTGATTGATTGCTCTTCCGCCATCGATGACGCCAACGGATCCCTGGAGCGCTGCTTCGAGCGCGCCCGGAGCGAGTTCGGATTGACCGCGTCCCTCCGAGACGTGGACCGCCTCATTGTCACCCACGGGCACATCGATCACTTCGGCGGCGCCAACTACGTGCTGGAGCAGTCCGGCGCCGAAATCGCCATCCACGCGCTCGATGTATCCACGATTCAGAACTTCGAAGAGCGCACGATCGTCGCGGCGAAGGACCTGCAGATCTTCCTGGAGCGGTCGGGCGCGCGCGCGGAGATGGTGCGCGCCATGCTGGAGATGAACCGCTGGTCGAAGGGGCTCTTCAAGCCGGTAAAGGTGGACCGGGCCCTCCGCGAAGGCCCCATGCCGGACGGCCCCTTCACGATTTTTCACGCGCCGGGCCATTGCCCCGGACAGGTTTGCCTGTTGCTCGACGATATCCTCTTCACGGCGGACCATGTGCTCGACCGGATCACGCCGCACCAGTCGCCGGAGTTCATTACGCGGAATATGGGCATCGGCCACTATTTCGAGGCGCTGAAGAAGGTGCGTGAGGTGGACGGCGTGCGGATCGGCCTGGGCGGCCATCTCGGCGACATCCCGGATGTGCGCCAGCGCATCGACGAGACGATCGCGTTCCACGAACGCCGCCTGGAGAAAACCCTCGCGATCTGCCGGGAACCGCGCACCTTGGCGGAAGTCTCTATCGAGCTGTTCGGCCCGCGCGAGTCCTACCACATTCTCCTGGCGATCCTGGAGTCGGGCGCGCATGTGGAATACCTCTATGAGCGCGGCCTCCTCGAAGTCGTGAACCACGAGGCCATCGAGCACGCGTCCAATCCCGTGCTGGTGTACCAGGCCGTATGAGCGAGCCGCCGCCCAACAGCCCGCCGGAAAGGCCCCGCCGGCGCCGGAAGGACACGCCCTGGTCGCGCAAGCGGCGGCGCCTGCTCCTTATCGGCGGATGCCTTCTGCTGCCGTTGGTACCCGCCGTCGTGCTGCGCCTTGGCCTGGCCCGGGAGGCCCGGGATCTCGTTGCGGCCGCGGAGGCCCGGGGAATTCCGGTGACCGCCGAAGCCCTCAACGCCCGGCTTCCCGTTTTCGACCCGGAGGATCAGGAGAATATCGCCGCGCGCTACCTCGCCGCCGCGCGCGCCTATACGCCACCGCCCGGCGGTGAGCCCGTTTCGCTGCCGTTTTTTAGTGGGACGACGCTCGCGCCGCCCGCCGCCCTGGAACCGGAGCAGCGCGATCTCCTGTCGGCCCACATCGAGGCGAACACGGCCGTAATCGACGATCTCCTCACGATCAACGCCGCGGGCCCGGCCCGATACCTCGACTCCTATCCGCTTTCGCGGCGCGATCGCCTTTTGCATCTCCAGGCTGTCCATCCGCTCGTTTCGTTGCTCTGCGCCGCGTCGCTGCTGCACGCCGAGGCGGGGGAGGG
The DNA window shown above is from Candidatus Hydrogenedentota bacterium and carries:
- a CDS encoding MBL fold metallo-hydrolase is translated as MTGAENISRYTTSGGVEVYKFPVDAFENHVTNCYLVLADALTLIDCSSAIDDANGSLERCFERARSEFGLTASLRDVDRLIVTHGHIDHFGGANYVLEQSGAEIAIHALDVSTIQNFEERTIVAAKDLQIFLERSGARAEMVRAMLEMNRWSKGLFKPVKVDRALREGPMPDGPFTIFHAPGHCPGQVCLLLDDILFTADHVLDRITPHQSPEFITRNMGIGHYFEALKKVREVDGVRIGLGGHLGDIPDVRQRIDETIAFHERRLEKTLAICREPRTLAEVSIELFGPRESYHILLAILESGAHVEYLYERGLLEVVNHEAIEHASNPVLVYQAV